GAAGGGGATCGGCGAGGCAGGGACGATTGCGGCCCCACCGGCCGTCGTGAACGCGGTCACCGACGCGCTCCAACCGTTCGGGATCGACCACATCGACATGCCGCTGACCGACGAGACGGTGTGGCAGGCGATCCAGCATGCGACGGCGGAGCCCGGAGGGGCGGACTGATGTTCCCGTCCGAATTCGGTTACGAGCGAGCAGAGAGCGTCGACGAGGCGATCACCCTCCTCGCGGAACAGGAGGGCCAGGTCGAGATACTGGCGGGGGGGCACAGTCTCCTGCCGACGATGAAATCCGGCCTGGCGAGCCCGGATGTCGTGATCGACATCGGGGGGATCGACGACCTGCACGGCGTGAGCCGTGGCGACGGAGTCGTGGAAATCGGGGCACTCACCAGCTACAACACGGTCGCCGACGACGAGACGCTCCACGACGCGATTCCAGCCGTCACGCAGGCCGCCGAGGTCATCGGTGACGTGCAGGTGCGCAATCGCGGAACCGTGGGCGGCAATCTCGCCCACGCCGATCCGGCGTCCGACCTGCCGGCGGCGGCACTCGCCGCGGATGCGACCCTGCACGCGGAGGGCCGGGACGGCCACCGAACCATCGCCGCGGACGACTTTTTCACCGGCCTGTACGGAACCGCCCTCGACGACGGCGAGCTCCTCACGACCGTCGAGGTGCCGACACACGACGTTGGCACGTACGTCAAAAAGCCCAGCCCGTCCTCGGGCTACGCGATGGTCGGGGTGTCTGCAGTCGTGGAGTTCGAGGACGGCGTCGTCGAATCCGCGCGGATCGCCGCGACCGGCGCGGTCGATCACGCTATGAGACTCCCCGTCGTCGAGGAGGAACTCGTGGGGACGACCCTCGACGAGGACGATATCTCGGCCGCGGCGACACACGCGACCGACGAAATCGAGACGTTCGAACTGATGGACGACAATCAGGCGTCGGCGGAGTATCGCTCGACGCTCCTCGAAGTGTACACGAAACAGGCCATCACCGGAGTCGCCGATCGCAGCGGAACCGCGCCGTAGGTTCGGGGGCGACCGACTCCGGCGACTGTGTCGCCGATAGGGCGCCGCGCGCAGTCGCCGTCGTCCTCACTCCAGCGACGGTCGCTCGTGGATATGGCCCTCGCGCTCCGTGAGATGAGCCGGTTCGCGGCCGAATCGGATCGCCGTGACCTCGGCGACGACTGACTGAGCGATGTGAAACGGCGTCCCGCCGCCGAGATCGAGCCCTGCGGGCGTGAAGATACGCTCCAGGTCCGCCTCGCTCAGTTCCACCCCGCCGTCCCTGAACTCGTCGCGGATCTCCTCGAATCGCTCGCGAGGGCCGAGTAGCCCGATATACGGGACGGGGGTGTCGAGTAGCTCCTCGAGAGCGATGTGGTCGTCGACGAAGTTGTGTGTCATCACGACTGCGTACGTGTTCTCGTCGAAGTCGATCGTCTCCCGGATGGTGGCCGGTGAGGTCGAGACGACCCTGTCGGCGTCCGGGAAGCGGTCGCTGGTGGCGGCTGCGCCACGGAAACTCGCCACCGTCACGCGAAAGTCGACGCGCGAGCCGAGATTCGCGACGGGTGCGACATCGTGACCGGAGCCGAAAATCACCAGCTCCGGCGGCGCCGTCACGGCATCGACGAACACCTCGACTCGCTCGCCGTCGTGCTCGAATTCGAGGGTGTCGGATGTCTCGGTCGCGAGCAGTTTCGTGGCCGGATCGTCGAGCGCATCGAGCAGCCAGTCCGGCCAGCCCGACGCGTCGAACGACAGCGTGCCGTTCGCCCGCGTGGCGTACGCCCGGTCGCCGCGCCGAGCGGTCGAGGTGTCGGATTCGACCACGGTCAGGACGACGATGTCCTCGCCACGCTCGTAGGCATCGACGACGGGGCGGTAGCTGTCGTCGAGGGGTTCGAGCAAGATGTCGATGACGCCGTTACAGCCGACGCCGAGTCCCCACACGTCGTCGTCGCCGGTGAGGTCGAACCGTTCGACGCGTGGGCGTCCCTCCGCGACGACGTCCTCGGCGATCGCGAGCACCTCGTCTTCGAGGCAGCCGGCGGTGATGGAGCCGATGCCGTCTCCCTCGTCGGCGACGACCATCTTCGCCCCCGGGCGCCGGTAGGCGTTGCCGACGACGTCGACGACCGTTGCCAACACCGCGTGCTGGTCGTCGATGGCGCCGCCGACGGCGTCCAGTACTTCCGTCTCCGGTACGCTCCAGTCGCCTGCAGTCATGCGGGTCGCCCCCTCGGTGTGTGATGTGTCATGATTGTGTTCGACTCCCGCGTCGGGGATCGTGTTCGTAGCCGATCGCGCCTCCACGGCCGTATCGGGTGAGCTGACGGGTCATCTCCGTGAGGTCGTCCGGTCCGGTGAATGCGAACAGGCCGTCGACGGATGGCAGCGCGGCGGCGATGCCGGCGGCGGACGGTTCGTAGTTCGGGGCGGCGGCGAGCGGATTCAGCCACAGCACCGTCGCGGCCCGACGCGAAAGCCAGGCCATTCCGGATTCGAGTTCCGACACGTCCCCCATCTCTAGGCCGTCGCTCATAATAAGAACCGTCGTCCGCCTGTCGACGGCGTCGGCGTACTCGTCCCGAATCGTCGTGACGGCGTGACCGATTCGGGTGCCGCCGCCCCACGCCGTCTCGGCGTCCCGGAGTGCGTCGACGGCGGCACGCGTCGACCCCGAATCGAGCGCGGCCGTCACCTCCTTGATGTCGGTGTCGAAGAGGAACACGCGACAGTTGCGTGCCCGTGCCCGAAGTGCCCGGAGCCACCGCAGGAGGAAGGACCGGTCGACGACATCGAGCACCGACCGGCTCACGTCCGCGAGGACGAGCACTCTGCTCGCCGTTCGCGTCCGGCGCTGTTTGGGGACGGAGAGGATGGCACCGCCAGTCGAGATGCTCCGTCGCAGCGAGCGCCTCACGTCCGCTCGCTCTCCCGCGGGGGTGGGTCGCCACCGGCGCCCCCGTTCGGTCGCGACGGCCCGCGAGAGTCGGTCGACCGCGCGCAACAACTCCTCGTCTCCGGCGGATGGCGAGAGGGTGACGGACACCCGCTTCGGCTGTCCGGAGGGACTGTACGTCGCCGTCGCCACCGTTCCGTTCTCGGTGGTCTCGGCGTCGCCGGCGATGCCGAGACCCCCTGCCCGGTCGTGTGTCGAGTCGAGCGTGGCGTCGTCTCGCTCCGGATCATCGCCGTCCAGTTCGGGAAGCGCTTGGTCGCCGACGGACGCGATGTGGCCGCCCGGCGGGTCGCCGTCGTCCGCTCCGTGTTCCGACTCGCCGGCCCCGACCAGCGACAGGTGTGCAGTCAGCCGATTCCAGAACTCTCCGAACGCTCGGTCGAATCGGCCGACATCCTCCGGCCGTCCCACGAGTGCCGCTCTGAGCGCCGCCCGTGCGCGCGTCTCGTCCCCGAACCCAACTTCCACGAGTGCCCGAGTCGCGACGATCGCCGCGTTCGCTGGTACGTCCACACCGGCGTGTCGAAGCGATCTGACGAAGGTGATCAGCTCCGAGCGCACGTCGTCGCGAACGCCGGCGACATCCGGGACACGGGTACCGTCTCGGTCAGGCATTCTTCTCACCCCGTCCCCGCTTCGATACGGGCCGAGCGAGCGGAGTCGACGAGAGCCTCAAGCAGTGTGTCGTCGACCCGTTCGATGTCCTCGACTTCCTTGAGCAGGCAGCCGAGGGTGTGTTCGATTTCCGCTGGCGTCAGCGAGTCGTCGTCGTCCGCGGCCCGGAGTTCGGCCACCGCACGCGCCCAGTCGAGCGTCTCCGCGACGCCCGGATGCTTCCGGAAGGGCTCCTCGCGGAGCCGTTGGGTCACCCCGCAGAGTTCCGCGGCGACAGCCCCGTCCAGTTCGGGGACTTTCCGCTCGACGATATTTCGTTCCTTCTCGAACGACGGCGGCTCGACGTGCAGATACAGACACCGACGTTTCAGGGCGTCGCTCAGTCCGCGGGTTCGGTTGGACGTGATGACCACGGCCGGGGGTCGGTCGGTGCTGACGGTTCCGAGTTCGGGAATCGACACCTGAAAGTCCGACAGCACCTCGAGCAAGAGCGCCTCGAACTCCTCGTCGGCTCGGTCGATTTCGTCGATAAGCAACACCGGCGGTCGGTCGTGATCGCCCGACAGCGCTCGTACCAGTGGTCGCTCGAGGAGGTACTCCTCGGTAAACACGGAGTCGTCCCCCGAAACACCGTGGTCGTCGGCCTGGACGGCGAGCAACTGCTTCGTGTAGTTCCACTCGTAGAGTGCGTTCTCGGCGGTCAGTCCCTCGTAACACTGGAGACGAACGAGCTCGGTGTCGAAGCCATCGGCCAGTGCCTTCGCCAGTTCCGTCTTGCCCGCACCGGGCTCGCCCTCGATCAGGAGCGGTCGGCCGAGGCGAAGCGCCAAGAGTACCGTGGTCACGATGTCGTCCCCAGCGACGTAGTCCGTTGCGTCGAACGCCGCCCGGAGCTCCGGCTCTCTCGTGTCGGCGAAGGGGTTCTCGCTCACAGGAGGATGCAGGCGTGCAGTCGGGATAAATTCATGGTACAGACCACCACGATTCGGCGCCGAACGGGAGTATCGAGACCGAGGTACCGCCGTCTGCGGCCGCTCATACGGATTATTGTAACTGTTCACCGGTGGTTCGCCGGATCGTTTCGGCGAACCACCGGCACTGACTTACGATAAACCGTATCAGTCGGGAATGGGATCGTTCAGAACATCCCCCGGATACGGTCACGGAGCCCGTCCGAGTCCTCCTCCGCAACCGCCGTGAGCTGTTCCTCCATGTTGCCGAAAAAGCGGTTGACGACGCGGTTCGCGACCGGATTGATGACCCGCTGGCCCATCTTGGCGATTCGACCGAAGACGTCCGCCTCCGCGCCCCACTCGATGTCGACCCCGTCGTCGTGTTCCGTGATGGACATTCGGGAGTTCATCTCGAAGGAACTGCCGCTGGCTTCGCCCTCGCCCGAGGCACTGCCCGCGGGAAAGTCCCACTCGTCGATGGTAACGGCCGTCCGGAAGCTCGGGCTGACCGAGCCGACGCTAATCTCCACCAGCGCCGCGTAATGCTGCCCCGTTTCGAAGCCCCGCGCTTTCACCACGTCGGGGTCCGCGTCGGGCAAGAGCGTCGGATCTTCGTCCGCGTCTTCCTCGCGCAACGCCTCGAAATCCACCTCGTCTGGTTCCTCGACCTGGGTCAGGAACTGACAGCCGGGCAGTGACCGCTTTATCATGTACGGATCGGAGAGGGAGAGCCAGACCTCCTCGGCCGATACGTCCTCGATGGTGAACGTCCCGTCGAACTCCATCGGTCATCGCACCCCCACCTTCGCGTGTGTCCCTCGTTCGGTACTCATTATCATACCACTCCGTGTTCCAGTCGTCGGCTACCCTGAAAAACGTTCGCCGCAGGAGTGTAGCGCCCGTCGTGGATACCACCACGAGGGTGGAGGCGCGATCAGACGGGCCGGTGTGATACCGTTGGCTGTAACTGTGTCACGATATTCGCCATACCGGGGCGGCGAATATCTCGATCGACTTACAGCCGACAGTAGAGTGGTCACCAGTCGTTGACCGACCCCTTGGTGAACCACCGGTGCTGACTTACAGTAAACCGTATCAGTCGTCGGTCACTCGCTCCGTGAACCGCTCGCGCACCTTCTGCATCTTCGGTCGGATCTGCACCTGACAGTACGCTCGTTCGGGGGTGTTGGCGTGGTAGTCGTCGTCGGGGTAGACCGTCTCCAGCGGCTCGACTTCAGTGACGATCGGATCGTCGTACTCGTCGGCGAGACGATCGATGACGGCCTCGGTCGTCTCGCGTTGCGCGTCGCTGTGGGTGAAGATGGCCGAGCGATACTGCGATCCCACGTCCGGGCCCTGCCGGTCCTTCGTCGTCGGGTTGTGAAGCGCGAAAAAGATTTCCAGCAGATCGGCGTAGGCGATGCGGTCGGGGTCGTACTCGATCTGGACGACTTCCGCGTGGCCAATCGATCCCGAACACACTGCCTCGTAGGTCGGGTCGGGCACGTCGCCGCCGGCGTAGCCGGAGGTTACTGCGTGGACGCCCGCGAGTTCCTCGAACGGGGCTTCGAGACACCAGAAACGACCACCTGCGAGCGTCGCGAGTGCGTGGTCGTCGGTCATAGGGGTGGATGCGCACCCGATCCGTATGTACTCCGTGCCGGGGACACCCCAGCCGAGCTATATGAAGTAGGCGTCGTCCTCGAACGGTTCGTCCTCGCCCTCGACGGCGAGGACGTCGAGGTCGGTGACGCGGGCGCCGACGCCGAGCAGACCGGCGAGGCTCGGCTCCGTCCGTCCGTCGTCGCCCGAGACGAGTTCCTTCACGTAGAGGCCGCCGGCGCCGTGAATCTCGACGGTCGCGTGGGTGGAATCGTCGAGTTCGCCCGACATGGCGTACACCTCGCGGGTGCGGGTCAGATTCGCCCGCCGGTGGTCGACCCGCTGGGGGGTGTACTGCTCGACCGTCGCGCCGTCGAGTTCGTCGAGGGCGTCGGCGAGAGCGTCCGCGTCGACCGGGTCGTCGAACGCGACGGCGGCGCGGTAGGTCTTGCTCGCGTCGAGGCGCTTGACGCGTTCGACCATCTCGTAGGTGGCCAGCCGAAGCCCCTCCACCTCGACGGCGCCCTCGGCGAAGGCGTTCACGTCCGATTCGAGGCGCTCGACGTCGATATCGCGCCGGCGCGGCTCCTTCACCTCGACGACGAACGGGCGGCCGGTGCCGAGCATTCGGGCGTCCACGTCCTCGCGGCCGGCGCCGTGGAAGACGGCGTCGACGCCGTCCATCACGTCCTCGACGAGCGGGGCGATCAGTCCCTCGACGCTCCGGTCGTAGAGGTAGCCCGACCCGTCGCAGTGGTCGCAGGGCTCGCTGCCCTGCCGTCCGCTCCCGTCGCACTCCCGACAGGGCCACTCCGTCTGGGGGATGTCGCGTTCGAGTTTCCGGTAGCGGCCGTAGACGAACGCGGAGTTGATCGTCGTCTCCACCCGGTCGGCGTCGACGTCGAGGACGAACTGCACGTCCGGCCGCTCGAAGTCCACCTCGGTGTCGGTCAGGCGGCCGACTCGTTTGCCCACCTCGCGGTTGAACTCCATCTTGAACGGCTCGCCCGCGTCGGGGTCGGCGCCGACCTCCTCGCGGAGCAAGCGCTCGTTCTCCTCGATCAGTGGCGGCGTGCGGGTGCCGACCTGATACGTCTCGAACTCGATGGTCTCGACCGACTCCGCGGCGCGCTCGGCCCAGTCGTCGAACGTGGCACAGCGGCCTTCACAGACCCAGCAGTCTGCGATGTCGACGGGGTCGAAGGGTTCGTCGTCGTCGAGGGCGGCGGCGACGCGGAGCGACCGGCCGCGCTCGGCGTTGGTCAACCCGAAGCTCCGGTCGGCGAAGACGCGCCCCAGACACGCGTCACACACCGGCCCGGTCGCGGCGAGCCGGCGCGCGTCGTCGAGGAGGCTCATAGCGGGTGAGGGGGCGGCGGCCGTAACTGTCTTGCTATCCGGACACACCGAGGGTGCGCACGAGCCACCACGCGAGGGTGACGAGGACGGCGGCGACGACGAGCGTGAGGACGACGACGACGGCGGCCAGCCGGCGCAGATACCGGCGGTCGGCGGCGGCGCTCGCGGGGTCGGCGAGGCGCGCTTCGAGGAGGCGGGTCGACCGCAGGTTCGCCTTCCAGTAGGCGTCGAAGAGGTCGCCGAGGACGGGGACGGACCCGACGACGGCGTCGAGCCAGAGGACGAACGCGATCCGGGCCAGCGTCGCCCGCGGGACGCCCGTCCGGGTGGCGACGGCGAAGACGTACGCCGAGACGGCGAGACCGAACCCGTCGCCGACGACGGGCAGGAGCCCGATCAGAGGTTCGATCCCGACGCGGAACTCCGTGCCGGGGACTCGAATCGAGTCGTCGAGCAGGTGGCTCAGGTCGCGGAGGCGCCGGAGGTCGGCAGCCGTGGCCGGATCGAGGTCCGCGTCGACGGTGACGATGGGGGCGTCCGCGTCGGCGCCGTCGGCGGAGTCGCGCGACGTGTTCACGACGATGCCGACGGGCGCCGTGGTGAAAGCGTCCGGGGTCGGGGCAGCGGATACTATTCGGAGTCGCGCGACTTCGTTGACGACACCCCAGACTCCTCCGGTTTCTGGTGTGCTCACGAGAGCGCTGCTCTCGTGAACGCCCGGGTTCGCGGACGGACTCGCTTCGTTCGCGTATCTCAACACGACCCCCGGCGACGACCACAAAGCTACTTACCGTGCCCCCTGAAGGCCGTGGGTACGGAGATGGCCGGCCCGAACTCCGACGCGGTGTCCGACGACGACTCCGCCCACGACCACGAGGACGACGTGCTCGCCGACCAGCTGTCCACCGACGAGGTGTACCAGCGGGTCGTCGCCGACGCCGACCACGAGATCACGTCCGGGACGCGCGAGCTGTTTTTCAGCGCGCTCGCCGCCGGGTTCGCGATCACCGTCACCTTCCTGCTGTACGCCTCGGTGACGGCGACGGCCGAGACCAAAATCGTGGGCGTCCTGCTGTACCCGCTGGGGTTCATCTACATCATCATCGGCGGCTACCAGCTCTACACCGAGAACACCCTCCCGCCGGTGGCGCTGACCCTGGAACGGCTGGCCTCGATTCCCACGCTCTTTCGCCACTGGCTGATCGTGCTCGCGGGCAACTTCCTCGGCGGCGGGCTGGGGGCACTGGCGCTGGCCTACGGCGGGGTGTTCGACGACGCCACCGCGGCAGTCGCGCTCGGGTTCGCGGAGAAAGGCATCGCCACCCCCGCGAGCGCCCTGTTCGTCAAGGCCGCCTTCGCCGGGCTGATCGTCGCCGGCGTGGTCTGGATCAACTTCGCCGCCCGCGACACCGTCTCCCGACTGCTGGTCGTCTACCTGGCCTTCCTCGCCATTCCCATGGGCAACCTGTTTCACGTGGTGGTCTCGTTCACCGAGGTGGTCTATCTGGCGCTCGTCACCGGCACCAATCCGGTGCCCGCGCTGGTCGGGTTCGTCCTGCCAGTCCTGCTGGGTAACACGATCGGTGGGGTGGTGTTGGTGACCGTCGTCAACTACTACCAGACCTCCGACCGGCGCCTGGAGATCGAGCGGTTTCGGAACGTCCGCCGGCTCTCGCTCCGGGAGTGGCTGGCCGGCTCGCTGGCCGGCCGGTCGTACGTCCCGGTGATCGACACCGTCGAGGAGATCGTCCGCGACCCGGAGGCGTACCGAATTCTGGTGCCTATCGCCAACCCCCGCACCGAAGCCGGCGTGGTTCGGCTGGCCTGCCAGCTCGCCAGCAGCCGCGAGAAAGGGAAGGTTCACGTCGTCCACGTCGTGCAGGCGCCGCGGCGGTGGTCCCCCGACGCCGAGCGCGTCCAGCGGGACCGGATCAGCGGCGAATCCGAGCGGCTTCTGGAGGACGCCCGCCGGATCGGCGCCAACCACGACGTCGCGCTGGAGACGTCGACGGTCGTCACCCCACGCTCCTTCGAGGAGATATTCACCCTCGCCCGGCGGACGAGCCCCGATCTGGTGGTGATGGACTGGGACCGCGAGGGGCTGTGGAGCTCCGCCCGCGCCGAGCGGCCGCTGGTCGAGTTGACCAACCGACTGCCCTGTGACTTCCTCGTCGCCAACGACCGCGGGCTCGACCCGTCGCGAATCCTGTTGCCGACCGCCGGCGGCCCCGACTCCGATCTGAACGCGGAGGTCGCCCGGGTGCTCCGGGAGGTCGCGAACGCGGAGGTCGAACTCCTCCACGTCGTCGACGACGCGGCCGACGAACGCGCCGGCGAGGCGTTCCTCCGCGACTGGGCCGCCGACCACGGGCTGGACGACGCGGCCATCACCGTCGACTCCGGCGACGTCGAGCCGGCCATCGCCCGCGCGGCCACCGACAGCACGATGCTCATGCTCGGGGCGACCGAACAGGGGCTGCTCTCCCGGCTGGTCCACAACTCGCTCCATCTGGACGTCGTCAACGACGTGGACTGTTCGGTGTTGCTGGCCGAACGCCCGTCCGAGCGGTCGATCCGCGAGCGGCTGTTCGGATCGCCGTCCAGGGACCGCCACCCCGCGGCGGCGTTCCGGGGCCGTGCCGACGCCGCCGAACCGAGGGAGGAGACGGACGGGTGACTGCCCCGTCGAGGCGGCGCCGCCGCGATACGTCGCGGGGTCGGTCGTAACGGCCCCCCGTGAACGGAGGGAAGCTTTTGACCGTCCCGTCCCACGGTCGGGTATGGTCTCGTCCTCGCTCCCGTTCGACGATTCGACGGTGTCCGCTCTCCAGGCCGTCGTCGCCGCGCTCGTAGTCTCCGGACTCGGTCTCGGCGCGGGCGTCGCCCTCGTCGTCGGCCTCTCGTTGCTCCTAGTCGGTCTCGGTCTGAACCCCTCGCCGCTCACCCTCCTCGTGATATCGCTCGTCTCGATTCAGGGCGTCGCGTTCGGCGGCGTCGCCCTTCTCTATCTCCGCTTTCGCGGTCGCCCCGTCACGAGCGTCGGCCTCCGACTCCCCTCGGTGCGCGACCTCCTGATCGTCGTCGCGGGCTACGCGACGGCCTTCATCGCCGCCATCACCGGGGCCATCGTCATCAGCGTCACGGGCGCCCCGGCGGGCGAGAACCAGGTCGCCGAGTTCGCGAGCACCGACCCCTCCGTCCTGCTGTGGCTGATCCCCGCCTCCTTCCTCCTCATCGGGCCGGGCGAGGAACTGCTCTTTCGGGGCATCGTCCAGGGACGGCTCCGCGAGACGTTCGACCGCGTCCCCGGCGTCGTCCTCGCGAGCGCGCTCTTCGCCGCCGTCCACTTCGCCGCCCTGACCGGCGGCACCGGCGGACGCCTCGTCACCATCACGGTTCTCTTTTTCCCCGCCCTCGTCTTCGGCACCGTCTACGAACTCACCGACAACCTCGTCGTCCCCGCGCTTGTCCACGGTGCGTACAACGCGACGCTGTTTGCCTTCGCTTACCTCGCCATCCGGCTCTCGGAGTCGGGGGGGCTCCCGGAGCCGGGAGCCGGCACCGAGATGCTCTCGCTGCTTCCCGTCTGATCGCACCCGTCGGCGAACGGAACCCTTACCGCCGCGCCCGCGAAAGCCGGGGCCATGCGCGAGCACTTCGAACTGCGGCGCGGCGACGCCCTCGGCCGCATCGGGGCGTTGACCGTGCCGCGGGCCGGCCGGACCGTCGAGACGCCGGCGCTGCTCCCCGTGATCAACCCCAACATCCGGACGGTGTCGCCGGCGCGACTCGAAGCCGAGTTCGGCGCCGAGGCCTTGATCACCAACGCCTACATCATTCGCAAGACCGCCGACCTCCGCGAGCGAGCCATAGCGGAGGGGCTCCACGACATGCTCGAGTTCTCGGGCGCCATCTTCACCGACTCCGGCTCCTTCCAGCTCGCCGAGTACGGCGAGATAGACGTGACGACCCGCGAGATTCTGGAGTTCCAGCACGCCATCGGCTCCGACGTGGCGACGCCGGTGGACGTGCCGACGCCGCCCGACGCCGCCCGCGAGGCGGCCGAGGTGGACCTGGAGACGACCCGGCAGGCGCTCGCGGACGCCGAGGCCGTCGACACCGGCGAGATGCTGGTCAACGCGCCGATCCAGGGCTCGACCCACCTCGACCTCCGGGAGGAGGCGGCTCGCCACGCCGACGCCACCGATCTGGACGTGTTCCCCGTCGGCGCCGTCGTCCCGTTGATGAACGACTACCGCTACGCCGACGTGGTGGACGTGGTGGCCGCGGCCAAGCGGGGGCTGGGCGCCGACGCCCCCGTCCACCTCTTCGGCGCCGGTCACCCCATGATGTTCGCGCTCGCCGTCGCGATGGGCTGTGACGTCTTCGACTCCGCCGCCTACGCCATCTACGCGCGCGACGACCGCTATCTCACCGTCCGCGGGACGAAACACCTCGACGACGTCGACTACTTCCCCTGCGAGTGTCCCGTCTGTGCCGCCAACGATCCCACCGACGTCCGCGCGGCCGACGACGACGAGCGCGAACGCCTCCTCGCGGAACACAACCTCCACGTCTCCTACGGCGAACTCCGCCGGATCAAGAACGCGATCAGGGAGGGGAGCCTGCTCGAACTCGTCGAGACCCGCGCCCGCGGTCACCCCACGATGCTCGACGGCTACCGCGCTCTCCTGGATCACACCGCGGAGATCGAACGCCACGACCCCGCCTCCAAGGGCGCCTTCTTCTACTGCTCGGCCGAGAGCGCGCGCCGACCCGAGGTAGTCCGCCACCACGACCGGATCGGCCGCCTCGACGCGCCCGCCCGACTGCTGGTGACGGCAGGATCGGCGCCCTCCGACGACTACTTCGACGCCGCGTGGCGCCTCTTGCCCCCCTTCGGTCCCGTCCCCCGCGCGCTCTCGGAGACGTACCCGTTCACCGCCGAACTCCCCGACCGCACCGACGCGGCGGCCTGCCAGGCCGCCGCCCGGGGGGTCGCCGCCCTCGTCGACGCCAACCCCGCGACCGACGTGACCGTCG
This window of the Haloplanus rubicundus genome carries:
- the tgtA gene encoding tRNA guanosine(15) transglycosylase TgtA, yielding MREHFELRRGDALGRIGALTVPRAGRTVETPALLPVINPNIRTVSPARLEAEFGAEALITNAYIIRKTADLRERAIAEGLHDMLEFSGAIFTDSGSFQLAEYGEIDVTTREILEFQHAIGSDVATPVDVPTPPDAAREAAEVDLETTRQALADAEAVDTGEMLVNAPIQGSTHLDLREEAARHADATDLDVFPVGAVVPLMNDYRYADVVDVVAAAKRGLGADAPVHLFGAGHPMMFALAVAMGCDVFDSAAYAIYARDDRYLTVRGTKHLDDVDYFPCECPVCAANDPTDVRAADDDERERLLAEHNLHVSYGELRRIKNAIREGSLLELVETRARGHPTMLDGYRALLDHTAEIERHDPASKGAFFYCSAESARRPEVVRHHDRIGRLDAPARLLVTAGSAPSDDYFDAAWRLLPPFGPVPRALSETYPFTAELPDRTDAAACQAAARGVAALVDANPATDVTVAHDDWPASALALLPDSVTVERLGARRDRDDD
- a CDS encoding CPBP family intramembrane glutamic endopeptidase → MVSSSLPFDDSTVSALQAVVAALVVSGLGLGAGVALVVGLSLLLVGLGLNPSPLTLLVISLVSIQGVAFGGVALLYLRFRGRPVTSVGLRLPSVRDLLIVVAGYATAFIAAITGAIVISVTGAPAGENQVAEFASTDPSVLLWLIPASFLLIGPGEELLFRGIVQGRLRETFDRVPGVVLASALFAAVHFAALTGGTGGRLVTITVLFFPALVFGTVYELTDNLVVPALVHGAYNATLFAFAYLAIRLSESGGLPEPGAGTEMLSLLPV